Sequence from the Acidimicrobiia bacterium genome:
GACGGCGCCGTGGATGGTGGTGAAGTGGACAACGTCGCTGATACCGCGGTTGATCGCGGCCGTCAGGACGTCTGGGCTGGACGAGAGGAGCGCCACTTCATCGCTGGTGCGGGGCCGGGCAGCGGTGGATCGGTGTGTCGGCATTGCCTACCTCTAGACCGTAACGGCGTCGTAGGTGGCAGGGTCGAGCAAGCCTATGAGCGTGGACTCCTCGCCTGGCTTGTAGCCGACCATGACCGAGGTACGCGCACGACCGACCCCCATGGCGAGCAGCCGTCGGAGGCGGTCGAGGGTGGCGTCCCCTTCTCCTTCGCCATGCGGGGTGACCTGCTGGTTGAGGCCAGGGAGTAGGACGTGATCGAACTCGAGCCCCTTGGCGGAGTGGACCGTCGACAGGCCCACCTGCTCTGGTCCACTAGGCCAGACGCTCTGGCGGGTGAGCTCACAGTAGGGGATCCGGTGGCGCTGCAGCACGGCGCGGGCATAGTCGAACCACCTGCCACCCCGCGGTTGCAGGATGGCGACCGACTCCTTCTCAAGATCAGCGTACGTCTGGAGTTCGGCCAGCATGTACTCGAGCTGGTTGCTGTACTTCCCTATCACGATCTTGGGGCGTCTACCTGTCTCGCGGCAGGCGGTGAAATCGGGAAGTGATCCGTCGTCCTCGAGTGGCAGGCCGGCCACCAGAGGTACTGCGAAGGCCGCGATCTCGGCAGTGTTCCGGTGGTTCTCCTCCAGCCTGTAGATCATGTTCGGCCGAAGCGCGATGCCCACCTCGGCCCACGTGAAGAAGCGGGGATAGATCCGTTGCATGGCGTCCAGCACGAACGTCGTCGAGTGATCCTTGGCCAGATGGGCGAGCACGGCCCGGACTTGGTTGGCGGAGAAGTCTTGAGCCTCATCGACGATGACGACGTCATACTCCTCGGACTCGGCGTCGGCGGCTTCGAGGGCGAGGTCGTTCCAGTCACGGAGGCCGGCGGCGCGCTTTGCGTCTTGGTAGGGCAGGATGACGTCGGCGAGTAGGCGCTGCCGGAGGGCGGCGTCCACCCGGGGGGAGTTGCCCCGGCCAGTCCTCTCCTTGCTGAGGTACTCGTTGAGCGTGTCGGGGGAAAACCGCGAGAGGGCGTACTCCACCTCGTCCACGAAGAAGTCGAGTTGATCGGCTTGAATCAAAGGAAGGAGGCTCGCCCGGAGGTGTGATGCCACCTGGTCGCGATCCAGGATGTCGACGGTTCCCACGAGGCCCCGGGCCCACTTGCTAAAGGTGCTCACCTCGAGATCGAGGCGCCGATCTGCGGCAACCTGCTGACGAGCGAGTTCCATGATGTAGCCCTCGAGCGTTCGGTTGTAGGTCAAGACGAGGACCCGGACAGGGCCCCGCAAACCCAACCGATCCTGCCGGGCGAGCCGACTCTTGGTGAGCTGCTTCAAACGGAGCAACGCGGTCGTCGTCTTCCCACTCCCGGCGGCTCCTCTGATGAGCCGAAAGCCAGGACGGCCATCGGTGAGGATGACCAGCTGATCTGGGGAAGGGCGGACCGGCGAGAGGATCCGCATGGGCACTCCTATGGTCGGAGCCCGCTGCCCGGGCCCACATGGTCGCAACGATAGCATCAGCATGACCGTCCCTGTTGGCAGAACGACGAACGGGCGGCCCAGCACGAATACGGAGCGCGAACACCTCCGCCCACATGGTGTCGACCCGATAGGGCGGTGATCGCCGACCGCGGCCTGGCGGGGAGTGCTTAGGAGTCAGCGCCGCTGCCCGTCGACCCGCCTTCCGCCTGCCAAGCGAGGAGGGATGCGACGGCGGTGAGAACGAGCACTGCGTCGCGCCTGGTCCAACTGATGGCGATCGTGTGTTGGTCGGCGTGTAGGGCGGCGCTGGAGAGCTGGAATAGCGCATCCGCCACCGTATAGATGCGGTCTAGTTTGGTGCGCAGCTGAGCCTTACCGGCTGCAAGCGACTTACCGTCCGGCGATCGCCATAGCTGTTCGATCACTCTTCTCGCCGATGAGATGGAGTCTTCGTAGCGGCCCTCATTCAGAGCGCGGCGTGCCTTTCTCAGCTCGTCGGTCACTTGCCGGGTCCGGCGCCTCGGCGTCGCCGAGCGGGATGACGAGCGAGAACGCGTCTGCGAACCGAGCCTGATCGAGGACGGCGGCCCAGTGCAGCGCCGGGACTGTGAGGCGAGTCTGGGTTGTCATGCTCGTGAGATTCCGGTCCCCGGAGACGGCGTGGATGGCTGGGTCGATGATCACCGTCAGATCACGACCGCCGCGCTGGCGCTCCAGTAGTTCGAGCTGTTCGCGAGTTAGGTCGAGGGGCCAGCTCAATCGCAGAGCTGAAGTTCGTCTGGCTGAGAATGGTCGCGGAGGTCTGATGAGCGAGCCCGAGTTTCTGGAGTCCGGATCTGCTCAGCTCGACCATCACCATTGCGCCGCCGATCAGCTGTACATCGTCCTTCGGTGGCCGCAAACATAGGACCCGACAACGGAAACGGAGACGGTGACCACCGACGAAGGGGAACCCGTCCACGCTGAGGCCGTCGCCTGCAAGCTGGATCGTGCTAGCCACTTGCGACGTCTCCAAGCCACAGGGTCCGTCCTGCCGCCGCCAGTCGATCTCTCGACTCGGCGTAAACCGGCTGCACTCGGGCCACTGCGTCCCAGAAGCGGTTGCTGTGGTTCGGGTAGTGGGCGTGGGTGAGCTCATGGACAAGGACGTAGTCGACGAGAGTGGGTTGCAGTTGCAGGGTGGCCCAGTGGATGTTGAGGCGGCCATCGCGATACGAGCCCCAGCGGTACCCGAGGTCTCGCATCACGATGGCGAATTCGGGGACGTTGCAGCGTGAGGCCCACAGCCTGACCCGCTTGCGGAGCCAGGAGGTTCCGGTGGCTCGGTACCAGGCGATGAGCGCGGCGGCACCGTCGGGCTCGTCACGGCGTAGGCACAGGCGTCCACCGGAGAGCCTCACCGCCATGTCCTGGTCGTCGACCAGCAGGAGCCGGTAGTTGCGGCCCAGGTAGCGGAAGCCCTCCCCGTTGACGAGCTGCTTGGGTGGCTGCACCGGCAGGAAATCAGCCTTCTCGATCAGCTTGCGGTGGATCCAGTCTTGTTTGCGGTCGATAAAGTCCCGCACCGGGTCGTCTGGGGTCCCTGCCGGAACCGCTACCAGGAGTGAGCCGTCTCGGTCGATGGTGATCTCCATCGTCGACCGGGCGGGCCTTTCGCTCACGGCCACCTCGAGGCCAGCAACTTCGAGCACGCGGTCGGTCATGTCGTCACCAAGAGTTGATGGTTGGCTTTGGACAGCTCGATCAGCCGGTCGGCGACCCGCTTGCAATGGTCGAGCGGGTACAGGCGGCTCTCGTCGAGACGCTGGACCACCTGCTTCCGCAGCTCGTCCTGGGCGTTGGCGTTCCCCCAAAAGCCGACAGTCCTCACCCGTCGGCGAATCATGTCGACAAGTCCGGTCGTCACTTCGATCATCTGGTCACGCGCGACAGCCGCCTCGCCAAGTTCATCCTCGATCACGCCGAGGAATCGGAGGTCGATCTCGTCGAGACCCGTTGCATCCGTTTCCCGGTCGGCTGTCGCATCATCAATCAGCTCGCCGATCGCGAGAGCGAGCTGATCCCATTTGCCCTCCAGTGCGTCGAGGACCTCGTCCAGCCGTTCCGACAGTTTCTTGTACCGGGCCGGGTCCTCGTAGTACTTCTCCAAGATGTGGTGGCGCAGGGCGTGTTCCATCTCCGACGCCTTCGCTCGCTCCGACGGCTGCCCTGCGACGTGCGTCTTGAAGTCGACGTCGGTGATCCGGATCGGGGGAATGGCCTGGGCGAGGTCGAGCACGGTGATATGTTCGTCGATCAGCTGTCGCACCTTCTCCCGATATAGCGACGGGTCGAACCCGCCGTTCCCTTGGTCCCGGTATCGCAGGCGCGTGTACAGCTGGATCTTCCCGAACAGCTTGGCGTCGGCAACGAACGGACGAGCTTCGGGTCGAGGCAACACGATGTCCAGGCTGACCAGGAACCGTTTGACATCGATGTCGAAGCGGGCTCGCAGCTCCGGATTGCCGAACAGGTCCACACAGAGTTCGATCACTCCCGGGTCATCGGCAAGGTCTATGCCGTGACCGGCCAAGAACTGGACGACACGCTGGTGGCGATCCGACAGCCGTCCGGCCTCTTCGGCGATGCTCCGCAGCGAACCGGCAGCGAGGTCGTCGAGCTTCCCGTCAGCGTCGGCGTAGGCTGCCAGGGCCTCGGTAAGGTGGTTGACAACCCCGTAGTAGTCGACCACCAACCCGTAGTCCTTGCCGTCGGCGGTTCGGTTGACCCGGGCGACCGCCTGCAGCAGCTCTGCCTGTTGGATGAGCCGATCCAGAAAGAGCACCTGGGCGACCGGTGCGTCGAAACCGGTGAGGAGCATCGATTTCACGATGAGCATCGCCACCGGTGACGTCTTGTCGGCGTCGGGACCGAGCGGCTTCTTGAAGGCTTCGATCCGACTGTCCTGTTCGTCCTTGTCGGTCCAGGTAGCCCAGTCGGCCGAGTCATTGTGGGCACCGGATATCACGGGGACGAACTCGAGGATCCGGATCAGGTCGATGTGCGGTAGGGCACGTACCAGGAACTGCTGACGTCGGGGAAGGTCATCGATCTCATCGCCGGACATCCCGGCGAGCGCCGGGTCGAGGTTCTCGAGGTGAGAGACCAGTAGGTCTCGTGCCGCGTTGAACGCGTCGCGGTAACGGATGCAGGCTCGCCGACTAGAGGCGACGACCATCCCCTTGAGCCCCTGCGGCAGCACTGTCGCTACATAGTGCTCGAGCATGTCGGCGGCCTTGGCGGAAATCATCTCGGGCGCCTCCAAGACCTCCGCCACCCTGGCGTACTTGGCTTGCAGCGCATCCCGCTGCTCGGCGGTAAGACCGGCGAACCAGCGGAAGAACAGCTCGTCCATGTCGGAGGCGCCCTTGACCGCCCCGTCGGCGGTTCGGCCCTCATAGAGGATCGGGACCGTCGAACCGTCTGCCTCGGATTCGGCGAGGGTGTAGGTATCGAGGAACGGGCCGAAGATGTCGTGTGTCTTCTTGCGGGCGCCCATGATGATCGGCGTTCCCGTGAACCCAACCCGGGCGGCGTTAGGGAGCGCAGCCATCAGGTTGGCGTGTAACCCAGATGCATGCGACCGGTGTGCCTCATCCACCATCACCAGAATCGCGTCGTCGTCGTTCAGGACACCAAAGGTTCCGTCGGCCGTTTCGTCCTCCTCCAGGCCAGGCTCGACTGCGATCTCGTCCCGATACTTCTGGATCATCGCCATCACCAGACCAGGCCCGGACTGGGCCAACAGGGTCTTCAGATGCCTGGTCCTACGAGCGACAGCGACGGTCTCGCCTGACAGCTCGGCAGTGTCCCGCAACTGCTTCTGCAGAGCGGTGCGGTCGCTCACCACCACCACCTTGAAACGGCGCAGCTCCGGATCCGATCGCATCTTGCGGACCAGGAACACTATGGTCAGCGACTTGCCCGACCCCTGGGTGTGCCAGATCACGCCGCCTCGCTGGTCGACCTCGCCGTCCTCAGCCCGAGTCTTGCCGGTCTTCAACCGATCGATCGCCCGATGAACACTCCGGAACTGCTGGTACCGCGTCACCGCCTTAACGGTCCGCTGCCCGACCGGCATGAACAGCGTGAAGTGCCTGACGATGTCCAACAGGCTCTCCGGCCGAAGCATCCCAGCGATGAGCGACTCCTGCCCCGACAGGTCCTCGACCCGCTTGGCGACACCGGACGACACCGGTACGGCCTCCGAGAGAGGGTAAGGATCCTTCCACTCGAGGAAATGCTCCGGACCCGA
This genomic interval carries:
- a CDS encoding HsdR family type I site-specific deoxyribonuclease, whose translation is MSGLEFELVEWPAVQQLQALGWGHLSGDTWEPALTERESWRDVVLEGRLRAALKWINLDATGEPWLDERRVSQAVSSLQKAGAGGLKLIDANRKATDLLLTGTTVPGMEWWGQGRDQMVRFIDWENWANNDFLVINQFRVDEPGGQSKQFICPDLVLFVNGIPLVVVECKAPGPEDAIARAITQLRRYSNRRGEVDADEGNESLFWANQFVVGTTFEAARVGTFTSGPEHFLEWKDPYPLSEAVPVSSGVAKRVEDLSGQESLIAGMLRPESLLDIVRHFTLFMPVGQRTVKAVTRYQQFRSVHRAIDRLKTGKTRAEDGEVDQRGGVIWHTQGSGKSLTIVFLVRKMRSDPELRRFKVVVVSDRTALQKQLRDTAELSGETVAVARRTRHLKTLLAQSGPGLVMAMIQKYRDEIAVEPGLEEDETADGTFGVLNDDDAILVMVDEAHRSHASGLHANLMAALPNAARVGFTGTPIIMGARKKTHDIFGPFLDTYTLAESEADGSTVPILYEGRTADGAVKGASDMDELFFRWFAGLTAEQRDALQAKYARVAEVLEAPEMISAKAADMLEHYVATVLPQGLKGMVVASSRRACIRYRDAFNAARDLLVSHLENLDPALAGMSGDEIDDLPRRQQFLVRALPHIDLIRILEFVPVISGAHNDSADWATWTDKDEQDSRIEAFKKPLGPDADKTSPVAMLIVKSMLLTGFDAPVAQVLFLDRLIQQAELLQAVARVNRTADGKDYGLVVDYYGVVNHLTEALAAYADADGKLDDLAAGSLRSIAEEAGRLSDRHQRVVQFLAGHGIDLADDPGVIELCVDLFGNPELRARFDIDVKRFLVSLDIVLPRPEARPFVADAKLFGKIQLYTRLRYRDQGNGGFDPSLYREKVRQLIDEHITVLDLAQAIPPIRITDVDFKTHVAGQPSERAKASEMEHALRHHILEKYYEDPARYKKLSERLDEVLDALEGKWDQLALAIGELIDDATADRETDATGLDEIDLRFLGVIEDELGEAAVARDQMIEVTTGLVDMIRRRVRTVGFWGNANAQDELRKQVVQRLDESRLYPLDHCKRVADRLIELSKANHQLLVTT
- a CDS encoding 3'-5' exonuclease; its protein translation is MRILSPVRPSPDQLVILTDGRPGFRLIRGAAGSGKTTTALLRLKQLTKSRLARQDRLGLRGPVRVLVLTYNRTLEGYIMELARQQVAADRRLDLEVSTFSKWARGLVGTVDILDRDQVASHLRASLLPLIQADQLDFFVDEVEYALSRFSPDTLNEYLSKERTGRGNSPRVDAALRQRLLADVILPYQDAKRAAGLRDWNDLALEAADAESEEYDVVIVDEAQDFSANQVRAVLAHLAKDHSTTFVLDAMQRIYPRFFTWAEVGIALRPNMIYRLEENHRNTAEIAAFAVPLVAGLPLEDDGSLPDFTACRETGRRPKIVIGKYSNQLEYMLAELQTYADLEKESVAILQPRGGRWFDYARAVLQRHRIPYCELTRQSVWPSGPEQVGLSTVHSAKGLEFDHVLLPGLNQQVTPHGEGEGDATLDRLRRLLAMGVGRARTSVMVGYKPGEESTLIGLLDPATYDAVTV
- a CDS encoding SprT family zinc-dependent metalloprotease, translated to MTDRVLEVAGLEVAVSERPARSTMEITIDRDGSLLVAVPAGTPDDPVRDFIDRKQDWIHRKLIEKADFLPVQPPKQLVNGEGFRYLGRNYRLLLVDDQDMAVRLSGGRLCLRRDEPDGAAALIAWYRATGTSWLRKRVRLWASRCNVPEFAIVMRDLGYRWGSYRDGRLNIHWATLQLQPTLVDYVLVHELTHAHYPNHSNRFWDAVARVQPVYAESRDRLAAAGRTLWLGDVASG